The genomic stretch ACAGCTTGAGCTTTGACTCTCTCTAAAAAAATGTTAGAGTGTCAAATCCAATTGTTGAAATTAACTAAAGTACTCAAGTACAGTTTTTGGGGTACTtatacttttcattttctgccactagatacttctacttcactaaaTTTCAAGGGGTAACATTAAACTTCAATGTTTTCATATGTCAGTTTCAGTTATAGTTACTTTAAAGATTTatactatacaaataaatgatgatgaattaTTACAGATCATGCTACTGGATAGTATGTAATGTGGTTTAAAGTAGCCCCACAAGATTAGTCATACTTGCACATTAATGAAGTAGAATTATTATCaatgataaatatattattctgagGCGGGCAATTCTGCATactgagtacttttactgttggTACTTGTGcaattttactttattacagaACTTTTACATATAATAGAGAacttctacactgtggtattgccACTTTTACTGAACTAAAAGTTTTAGGTTCTTCTTTCAACATTGGTTGACAGTGAAAACTGTGTATTATAGATATCCAATATATTTTCACAGACTGTCTCATTTTTTCTATGTGTGCAGAAAAGGAACATGTAAGGAGATCCTTGGGGAATGTCAGTTGACAACCACACCAGGACGATTCTCTTTTGCACGTACGTCTCCCTCTGTTTAAGCCTGCAGTGATACAGCTCtctgttcagtttattttgtccaTGAAGTTTTTACAGGTATACTTAACTCATCTGTCCGTTCCACAGAGTGGAGCGAAGACGTGGACGCCTACGTGGTTCACACAAACTACAACGAGTATGCGATAGTGATAATGAGCAAACAGAAACCATCTGGGAATAAGAGCACCTCAGTAAAGCTTTACAGTGAGTGGACACTCTCACTCTAACATCTTAAGTATTAGATTATATTTCTATGATTTCCCGCCTCATGTATGTCAAGATGTTAAAGTTTTTCGTTTCTGCTTCATCTGAATGACTCTGTCCTTTTCAGGTCGAACTATGACTGTGAGAGACACTGTGCTGGATGACTTCAAAACACTGGTCAGAGAACAGGGAATGAGTGATGACACTGTTATCATTAAGCAGGACAAAGGTACAACACAGTTTACCTCTAAATATTATTAGATATTTGAGTGAGAGATGAAGGTATCTGGTAGGGGATTTTACCATCACTGTTCATGAAACAGGAAAATATTTTTGCCTTACATTCAAAGAATACATTGTTGGGCTATGAAATGCATGGGTATCTAtgatatgttttcatttaaaatcttcGCAGGAGACTGTGTTCCTGGAGATTCGGTGGCAGCGCCGTCAGCTAGGCCTGAGCCTCAGGTACTAAAATGAGATTTATTTAAAGGAGCTCTGTACACAACTAAAAACAACTTGTATCtctaactgagtctgtctgTGATACAGCGGAGGAAGAGAAACGTGGTGCCTTCTTTGGCCACTGCTGACGATGAGGGTTCTGGTGATAATATGCCTCTTTTCAATGCAACCGGTAAGTGATCAGCTTACTAGGTTGAATAACCCTGATACGCTTTGATAGCATAGCacattaatgaaaatgtatgagTATTGATTGGAAAATGCTACATCTAATGGGTGTCTATCCTTCCTCGGGCTATaactatctccctctctccacgtAGAGTCCTGTAAAGCAGCACCAGATACAGGACCATGTTTTGGGACGCACCAGCGTTACTACTACAACTCCTCCTCAATGAGCTGTGAACTCTTCAAGTACGGAGGGTGTATGGGCAACCAGAACAACTTTGAAAATGAGAGAGAGTGTCTGCAGAGATGTCGCACTGAGGGTGAGGAATGGATTTTGAAAGCATATGTGATAATTAAACAATACATGCAGCATCAATATGTTGCTCATAGCCAGTTTAATCTgccagtatttttttaattttatcattttttcccTCATGTGTtagctgtgaaataaaaaagactttGAACACATGAAATATGTTATGTCTGCCCAGCTGTGTGCCGTCTTCCCTTGGTGCCCCAACAATGCACAGGCCATCCAACCATCTGGGCCTTTGACTCAATCTTCGGTCTGTGCGTGTCCTACAAACAAGGCATCTGCCAGGGCAACGCCAACAAGTTCTACAGCAAAGCCGAGTGTAATGAGTACTGCGGGGTAGTGAATGATGGTGAGTTGataaaggaaatataaaacacacagaaaaaaacaccatatcTCCACCAgcatatgataaaaaaatatcatgtgtattttctcatttccaGAGGGAGAACTTCTGAAGGCAAACTGAGTGAGATGAGGAAACATTGCTGCTCATCTGAACTCATCATACAGAGATGCAACTTGAGGCAGCGTCACATAAGTCACCCACATAATATGTGAAGTTATATCAAAACAGATCACCAATAAAACAAGTCTGACTCTGTTTGGCTggtgtttcttgtttgtttttgtgtttttagcccGTTTGTTTCTGCTGATGCAGTTGCTTCCTGGCAaccataaatacatacaaaaatgaCCCAAGACAAAAGCCTCGATAATTATGCTCCCTTTTCAGCTTCACGTTCAAGATATCAGTGATATCATCACATATACAAGCAGACTACTGTACAGTCATGACCTCAGAGGGTTAAGCAAAGATGAATCGAAGGTCATTAAATGTATTACAGATGTTGACAACAAAGTGATAACGTGCTCTGGCCATGGATATAGACAAGGTCACTACTATAGTTCAGATAAAAAAGTACTGGGTTAAATATCTTCATCAGAATAAACGAGAGGGGGCTGTAAGTTGTATGTAtatctgctttttattttatgtgccAAGTTAGAATGTTTCCATATTTCAACATTTCCACTCACTTAGATCAAGAGTTATTTCTCCAATAGGACGAGTTTATAACACTTCTCTGACCCTGTGAATGTTTGCTGTGTGGTGGTGTGACAGAATAAAGTGCATGACAGCCATTCAGATCAAGTAGTCAGCCTCATATATTGAGTTTTaaattctgattctgattcaggAAAGTTTGTGCCTGTGAAACTTTTAACTAAAGTAACGTTACTGCCCTCTTCGTATATGAATCCCCTCctattaatttgt from Anoplopoma fimbria isolate UVic2021 breed Golden Eagle Sablefish chromosome 14, Afim_UVic_2022, whole genome shotgun sequence encodes the following:
- the LOC129102005 gene encoding protein AMBP-like, coding for MQKAVILVSLLVLGWSWTLQGVPVLPDPLYPTQENFDLTQFLGTWHDVAVASACPYMQRNRGEAAVGTLILQTGPTEGKLKITRRMQRKGTCKEILGECQLTTTPGRFSFAQWSEDVDAYVVHTNYNEYAIVIMSKQKPSGNKSTSVKLYSRTMTVRDTVLDDFKTLVREQGMSDDTVIIKQDKGDCVPGDSVAAPSARPEPQRRKRNVVPSLATADDEGSGDNMPLFNATESCKAAPDTGPCFGTHQRYYYNSSSMSCELFKYGGCMGNQNNFENERECLQRCRTEAVCRLPLVPQQCTGHPTIWAFDSIFGLCVSYKQGICQGNANKFYSKAECNEYCGVVNDEGELLKAN